From Lysobacter silvisoli, the proteins below share one genomic window:
- the minD gene encoding septum site-determining protein MinD — protein MAEIIVVTSGKGGVGKTTTSASVACGLARRGHKVAVIDFDVGLRNLDLIMGCERRVVYDFVNVVNGEATLKQSLIKDKRFENLYVLAASQTRDKDALTKEGVQKVLEDLAADGFDYIVCDSPAGIEKGAFLAMYFADQAIVVVNPEVSSVRDSDRILGLLASKTRRAENGERVKEHLLLTRYSPKRVETGEMLSIGDVEEILGLKTVGVIPESSDVLNASNKGEPVILETESDAAQAYDDAVARLLGDTRPMRFTQVEKKGFFSKIFGG, from the coding sequence TTGGCCGAAATCATCGTAGTCACCTCGGGCAAGGGCGGCGTCGGCAAGACCACCACCAGCGCCAGCGTCGCCTGCGGGCTCGCACGCCGCGGCCACAAGGTCGCCGTCATCGACTTCGACGTCGGCTTGCGCAACCTGGACCTGATCATGGGTTGCGAACGCCGTGTGGTGTACGACTTCGTCAACGTCGTCAACGGCGAAGCCACGCTCAAGCAGTCGCTGATCAAGGACAAGCGCTTCGAAAACCTGTACGTGCTGGCTGCCTCGCAGACCCGCGACAAGGACGCGCTGACCAAGGAAGGCGTGCAGAAGGTGCTCGAAGACCTGGCCGCCGACGGCTTCGACTACATCGTGTGCGATTCCCCGGCCGGCATCGAGAAGGGCGCGTTCCTGGCCATGTACTTCGCCGACCAGGCGATCGTGGTGGTGAACCCGGAAGTGTCCTCGGTGCGCGACTCCGACCGCATCCTGGGCCTGCTGGCGTCCAAGACCCGCCGCGCCGAGAACGGCGAGCGCGTCAAGGAACATCTGCTGCTGACCCGCTACAGCCCCAAGCGCGTGGAAACCGGCGAGATGCTCAGCATCGGCGACGTCGAGGAAATCCTGGGCCTGAAGACCGTGGGCGTGATCCCCGAATCCAGCGATGTGCTCAACGCCTCCAACAAGGGCGAGCCGGTGATCCTGGAAACCGAGTCCGACGCCGCCCAGGCCTACGACGACGCGGTCGCGCGGCTGCTCGGCGACACCCGCCCGATGCGCTTCACGCAGGTGGAAAAGAAGGGCTTCTTCAGCAAGATCTTCGGAGGCTGA
- the minE gene encoding cell division topological specificity factor MinE — MGLFDFLLAKKQTAAVAKDRLRIIVAHERAGRGGPEYLPMLQRELLEVIRKYVNVDVEAVKVDVVKEGEHDVLDISVALPDRPSPA; from the coding sequence ATGGGACTGTTCGACTTCCTGCTGGCCAAGAAGCAGACCGCGGCGGTGGCCAAGGACCGTCTGCGCATCATCGTCGCCCACGAGCGCGCCGGCCGCGGCGGCCCGGAGTACCTGCCGATGCTGCAGCGCGAGCTGCTCGAGGTGATCCGCAAGTACGTCAACGTCGACGTGGAAGCGGTCAAGGTGGACGTGGTCAAGGAAGGCGAGCACGACGTGCTCGATATTTCCGTGGCCCTGCCGGACCGCCCCAGTCCGGCTTGA